A window of Malaclemys terrapin pileata isolate rMalTer1 chromosome 14, rMalTer1.hap1, whole genome shotgun sequence contains these coding sequences:
- the ZNF276 gene encoding zinc finger protein 276 isoform X1 has protein sequence MKRDRRGRFLSPAGGRRPEPRAGSGRRGRAAREEAAGAGQGARGAPAQPEPEDGAEEAGIGRALSVGYCRLCHGKFSSRSLRNAFGKVPVTGENSEKQRRVDQVFFTDFQRLVGVAVRQDPALPQYVCKKCHAQFYKCRSVLKTFIQRVNASPTGHIKSKGKNSDVQPQPDAEAPCLVDLITSSPQCLHNLVTWTHNHAGNCQSVPSLQSVLSSEYCGIIRAVWGCGNGHDYVMDTDSDCSTVLVDNALSVTWEWNKSTAQCLTDNGASADNAGAASAPRPQLAPARTGTCEQPVNKGTTSEPLGAENQLPQSRNSSHSQEDSPVSLQEKSLPQSASPLSSAPGQLSGKQVLSSTSDERVKDEFSDLSEGDFLSEDENDKRTVQSSDDSFEPYPEKKGSNKKSENKEAKKAEEPKIRKKPGPKPGWKKKIKCEREELPTIYKCPYQGCTAVYRGADGMKKHIKEHHEEVRERPCPHPGCNKVFMIDRYLQRHVKLIHTEVRNYICDECGQTFKQRKHLSVHQMRHSGAKPLQCEICGFQCRQRASLKYHMTKHKAETELEFACDQCGKRFEKAHNLNVHMSMVHPLTQTQDKTKPLEPEQILMLNPSGTVESQAVKPEQTAQQEPT, from the exons ATGAAGCGGGATCGGCGCGGCCGGTTCCTGTCTCCCGCCGGCGGGCGCAggccggagccccgggcaggGAGCGGGCGGCGGGGCCGCGCGGCCCGGGAGGAGGCGgccggggcggggcagggggcgcgcGGGGCCCCGGCGCAGCCCGAGCCGGAGGACGGCGCCGAGGAGGCAG GAATTGGTAGAGCCCTAAGCGTAGGATATTGCCGACTCTGCCATGGGAAGTTTTCCTCCCGGAGCTTGCGGAATGCTTTTGGCAAGGTTCCTGTAACGGGAGAGAACTCGGAGAAGCAGCGACGTGTGGATCAGGTGTTTTTCACAGATTTCCAGCGACTGGTCGGAGTAGCAGTCCGACAAGATCCTGCTCTCCCGCAATATGTCTGCAAGAAATGCCATGCCCAGTTTTACAAATGTCGCAGCGTCCTCAAGACGTTTATTCAGAGGGTGAATGCATCACCCACAGGCCATATAAAATCAAAAGGAAA GAACAGTGATGTGCAGCCACAGCCAGATGCAGAAGCCCCCTGTTTGG TAGACTTGATCACAtccagcccccagtgcctgcATAATTTGGTTACGTGGACCCACAACCATGCGGGGAACTGCCAGTCTGTGCCAAGCCTGCAGAGTGTGTTATCTTCCGAGTACTGTGGGATAATTCGAGCCGTGTGGGGCTGTGGAAACGGGCATGACTATGTTATGGATACAGATTCTGATTGCAGCACGGTGCTTGTCGATAATGCCTTGTCTGTTACATGGGAATGGAACAAGAGCACAGCACAGTGTTTGACTGACAACGGGGCAAGTGCAGACAATGCTGGGGCTGCCTCTGCTCCCAGGCCCCAGCTTGCTCCAGCAAGGACAGGCACTTGCGAGCAGCCAGTAAACAAAGGGACCACATCGGAGCCACTCGGAGCTGAGAATCAGTTGCCACAGAGCAGGAATTCATCTCATTCACAAGAGGACAGTCCAGTCTCTTTACAGGAGAAAAGTCTGCCCCAGTCAGCCTCTCCACTGAGCAGTGCCCCAG GACAGTTGAGTGGGAAGCAGGTTCTGTCTTCAACGTCGGATGAGCGGGTAAAAGACGAGTTCAGTGACCTTTCTGAGGG AGACTTCTTGAGTGAAGATGAGAATGATAAGAGAACCGTGCAATCTTCAGATGACTCCTTTGAGCCTTATCCAGAAAAGAA GGGGTCCAACAAAAAGAGTGAAAATAAAGAAGCGAAGAAGGCTGAAGAGCCCAAAATAAGAAAGAAGCCAGGACCCAAGCCAGGCTGGAAAAAAAAGATCAAATGTGAAAG GGAGGAGCTGCCTACCATCTACAAGTGTCCTTACCAGGGGTGCACAGCTGTATACAGAGGGGCCGATGGCATGAAG AAACACATAAAGGAGCATCATGAAGAAGTGCGGGAGAGGCCTTGTCCCCACCCTGGCTGCAACAAGGTGTTCATGATCGATCGGTACCTACAGCGCCATGTGAAACTCATTCATACAG AGGTACGGAATTATATCTGTGATGAATGTGGGCAGACCTTCAAACAACGCAAACACCTCTCAGTCCATCAGATGCGCCATTCAGGAGCAAAGCCCCTCCA ATGTGAAATCTGTGGTTTCCAATGCAGGCAGCGAGCGTCTCTCAAATATCACATGACCAAACACAAAGCTGAGACCGAGCTGGAGTTTGCCTGTGACCAGTGTGGAAAGCGTTTCGAAAAGGCCCATAACCTTAATGTCCACATGTCCATGGTGCACCCTCTGACCCAGACTCAGGACAAAACCAAGCCACTGGAGCCTGAGCAGATTCTCATGTTGAATCCTTCAGGGACTGTGGAAAGCCAGGCTGTAAAACCAGAACAGACTGCACAACAGGAGCCCACTTGA
- the ZNF276 gene encoding zinc finger protein 276 isoform X2, with protein sequence MKRDRRGRFLSPAGGRRPEPRAGSGRRGRAAREEAAGAGQGARGAPAQPEPEDGAEEAGIGRALSVGYCRLCHGKFSSRSLRNAFGKVPVTGENSEKQRRVDQVFFTDFQRLVGVAVRQDPALPQYVCKKCHAQFYKCRSVLKTFIQRVNASPTGHIKSKGKNSDVQPQPDAEAPCLDLITSSPQCLHNLVTWTHNHAGNCQSVPSLQSVLSSEYCGIIRAVWGCGNGHDYVMDTDSDCSTVLVDNALSVTWEWNKSTAQCLTDNGASADNAGAASAPRPQLAPARTGTCEQPVNKGTTSEPLGAENQLPQSRNSSHSQEDSPVSLQEKSLPQSASPLSSAPGQLSGKQVLSSTSDERVKDEFSDLSEGDFLSEDENDKRTVQSSDDSFEPYPEKKGSNKKSENKEAKKAEEPKIRKKPGPKPGWKKKIKCEREELPTIYKCPYQGCTAVYRGADGMKKHIKEHHEEVRERPCPHPGCNKVFMIDRYLQRHVKLIHTEVRNYICDECGQTFKQRKHLSVHQMRHSGAKPLQCEICGFQCRQRASLKYHMTKHKAETELEFACDQCGKRFEKAHNLNVHMSMVHPLTQTQDKTKPLEPEQILMLNPSGTVESQAVKPEQTAQQEPT encoded by the exons ATGAAGCGGGATCGGCGCGGCCGGTTCCTGTCTCCCGCCGGCGGGCGCAggccggagccccgggcaggGAGCGGGCGGCGGGGCCGCGCGGCCCGGGAGGAGGCGgccggggcggggcagggggcgcgcGGGGCCCCGGCGCAGCCCGAGCCGGAGGACGGCGCCGAGGAGGCAG GAATTGGTAGAGCCCTAAGCGTAGGATATTGCCGACTCTGCCATGGGAAGTTTTCCTCCCGGAGCTTGCGGAATGCTTTTGGCAAGGTTCCTGTAACGGGAGAGAACTCGGAGAAGCAGCGACGTGTGGATCAGGTGTTTTTCACAGATTTCCAGCGACTGGTCGGAGTAGCAGTCCGACAAGATCCTGCTCTCCCGCAATATGTCTGCAAGAAATGCCATGCCCAGTTTTACAAATGTCGCAGCGTCCTCAAGACGTTTATTCAGAGGGTGAATGCATCACCCACAGGCCATATAAAATCAAAAGGAAA GAACAGTGATGTGCAGCCACAGCCAGATGCAGAAGCCCCCTGTTTGG ACTTGATCACAtccagcccccagtgcctgcATAATTTGGTTACGTGGACCCACAACCATGCGGGGAACTGCCAGTCTGTGCCAAGCCTGCAGAGTGTGTTATCTTCCGAGTACTGTGGGATAATTCGAGCCGTGTGGGGCTGTGGAAACGGGCATGACTATGTTATGGATACAGATTCTGATTGCAGCACGGTGCTTGTCGATAATGCCTTGTCTGTTACATGGGAATGGAACAAGAGCACAGCACAGTGTTTGACTGACAACGGGGCAAGTGCAGACAATGCTGGGGCTGCCTCTGCTCCCAGGCCCCAGCTTGCTCCAGCAAGGACAGGCACTTGCGAGCAGCCAGTAAACAAAGGGACCACATCGGAGCCACTCGGAGCTGAGAATCAGTTGCCACAGAGCAGGAATTCATCTCATTCACAAGAGGACAGTCCAGTCTCTTTACAGGAGAAAAGTCTGCCCCAGTCAGCCTCTCCACTGAGCAGTGCCCCAG GACAGTTGAGTGGGAAGCAGGTTCTGTCTTCAACGTCGGATGAGCGGGTAAAAGACGAGTTCAGTGACCTTTCTGAGGG AGACTTCTTGAGTGAAGATGAGAATGATAAGAGAACCGTGCAATCTTCAGATGACTCCTTTGAGCCTTATCCAGAAAAGAA GGGGTCCAACAAAAAGAGTGAAAATAAAGAAGCGAAGAAGGCTGAAGAGCCCAAAATAAGAAAGAAGCCAGGACCCAAGCCAGGCTGGAAAAAAAAGATCAAATGTGAAAG GGAGGAGCTGCCTACCATCTACAAGTGTCCTTACCAGGGGTGCACAGCTGTATACAGAGGGGCCGATGGCATGAAG AAACACATAAAGGAGCATCATGAAGAAGTGCGGGAGAGGCCTTGTCCCCACCCTGGCTGCAACAAGGTGTTCATGATCGATCGGTACCTACAGCGCCATGTGAAACTCATTCATACAG AGGTACGGAATTATATCTGTGATGAATGTGGGCAGACCTTCAAACAACGCAAACACCTCTCAGTCCATCAGATGCGCCATTCAGGAGCAAAGCCCCTCCA ATGTGAAATCTGTGGTTTCCAATGCAGGCAGCGAGCGTCTCTCAAATATCACATGACCAAACACAAAGCTGAGACCGAGCTGGAGTTTGCCTGTGACCAGTGTGGAAAGCGTTTCGAAAAGGCCCATAACCTTAATGTCCACATGTCCATGGTGCACCCTCTGACCCAGACTCAGGACAAAACCAAGCCACTGGAGCCTGAGCAGATTCTCATGTTGAATCCTTCAGGGACTGTGGAAAGCCAGGCTGTAAAACCAGAACAGACTGCACAACAGGAGCCCACTTGA
- the ZNF276 gene encoding zinc finger protein 276 isoform X3 yields the protein MKRDRRGRFLSPAGGRRPEPRAGSGRRGRAAREEAAGAGQGARGAPAQPEPEDGAEEAGIGRALSVGYCRLCHGKFSSRSLRNAFGKVPVTGENSEKQRRVDQVFFTDFQRLVGVAVRQDPALPQYVCKKCHAQFYKCRSVLKTFIQRVNASPTGHIKSKGKNSDVQPQPDAEAPCLVDLITSSPQCLHNLVTWTHNHAGNCQSVPSLQSVLSSEYCGIIRAVWGCGNGHDYVMDTDSDCSTVLVDNALSVTWEWNKSTAQCLTDNGASADNAGAASAPRPQLAPARTGTCEQPVNKGTTSEPLGAENQLPQSRNSSHSQEDSPVSLQEKSLPQSASPLSSAPGQLSGKQVLSSTSDERVKDEFSDLSEGDFLSEDENDKRTVQSSDDSFEPYPEKKGSNKKSENKEAKKAEEPKIRKKPGPKPGWKKKIKCEREELPTIYKCPYQGCTAVYRGADGMKKHIKEHHEEVRERPCPHPGCNKVFMIDRYLQRHVKLIHTGLFSLQRYGIISVMNVGRPSNNANTSQSIRCAIQEQSPSNVKSVVSNAGSERLSNIT from the exons ATGAAGCGGGATCGGCGCGGCCGGTTCCTGTCTCCCGCCGGCGGGCGCAggccggagccccgggcaggGAGCGGGCGGCGGGGCCGCGCGGCCCGGGAGGAGGCGgccggggcggggcagggggcgcgcGGGGCCCCGGCGCAGCCCGAGCCGGAGGACGGCGCCGAGGAGGCAG GAATTGGTAGAGCCCTAAGCGTAGGATATTGCCGACTCTGCCATGGGAAGTTTTCCTCCCGGAGCTTGCGGAATGCTTTTGGCAAGGTTCCTGTAACGGGAGAGAACTCGGAGAAGCAGCGACGTGTGGATCAGGTGTTTTTCACAGATTTCCAGCGACTGGTCGGAGTAGCAGTCCGACAAGATCCTGCTCTCCCGCAATATGTCTGCAAGAAATGCCATGCCCAGTTTTACAAATGTCGCAGCGTCCTCAAGACGTTTATTCAGAGGGTGAATGCATCACCCACAGGCCATATAAAATCAAAAGGAAA GAACAGTGATGTGCAGCCACAGCCAGATGCAGAAGCCCCCTGTTTGG TAGACTTGATCACAtccagcccccagtgcctgcATAATTTGGTTACGTGGACCCACAACCATGCGGGGAACTGCCAGTCTGTGCCAAGCCTGCAGAGTGTGTTATCTTCCGAGTACTGTGGGATAATTCGAGCCGTGTGGGGCTGTGGAAACGGGCATGACTATGTTATGGATACAGATTCTGATTGCAGCACGGTGCTTGTCGATAATGCCTTGTCTGTTACATGGGAATGGAACAAGAGCACAGCACAGTGTTTGACTGACAACGGGGCAAGTGCAGACAATGCTGGGGCTGCCTCTGCTCCCAGGCCCCAGCTTGCTCCAGCAAGGACAGGCACTTGCGAGCAGCCAGTAAACAAAGGGACCACATCGGAGCCACTCGGAGCTGAGAATCAGTTGCCACAGAGCAGGAATTCATCTCATTCACAAGAGGACAGTCCAGTCTCTTTACAGGAGAAAAGTCTGCCCCAGTCAGCCTCTCCACTGAGCAGTGCCCCAG GACAGTTGAGTGGGAAGCAGGTTCTGTCTTCAACGTCGGATGAGCGGGTAAAAGACGAGTTCAGTGACCTTTCTGAGGG AGACTTCTTGAGTGAAGATGAGAATGATAAGAGAACCGTGCAATCTTCAGATGACTCCTTTGAGCCTTATCCAGAAAAGAA GGGGTCCAACAAAAAGAGTGAAAATAAAGAAGCGAAGAAGGCTGAAGAGCCCAAAATAAGAAAGAAGCCAGGACCCAAGCCAGGCTGGAAAAAAAAGATCAAATGTGAAAG GGAGGAGCTGCCTACCATCTACAAGTGTCCTTACCAGGGGTGCACAGCTGTATACAGAGGGGCCGATGGCATGAAG AAACACATAAAGGAGCATCATGAAGAAGTGCGGGAGAGGCCTTGTCCCCACCCTGGCTGCAACAAGGTGTTCATGATCGATCGGTACCTACAGCGCCATGTGAAACTCATTCATACAG GTCTGTTCTCCCTGCAGAGGTACGGAATTATATCTGTGATGAATGTGGGCAGACCTTCAAACAACGCAAACACCTCTCAGTCCATCAGATGCGCCATTCAGGAGCAAAGCCCCTCCA ATGTGAAATCTGTGGTTTCCAATGCAGGCAGCGAGCGTCTCTCAAATATCACATGA